Proteins encoded by one window of Chitinophagales bacterium:
- a CDS encoding saccharopine dehydrogenase NADP-binding domain-containing protein — MKKITVLGAGMVGRTIAIDLAKHYAVTSVDLRASNLALLPAHIGKTQADLADQKKIRQVVAGADLVIGAVPGFMGFDMLSTVIAQKKNIVDISFFPEDPFALDKLAKANGVTAILDCGVAPGMDNVILGYHDQRMEIDNFICLVGGLPEKRTLPFQYKAPFSPIDVLEEYTRPARIVENGKVVTRPALSEAEEVQFEHIGTLESFNSDGLRSLVKTMKHIPNMKEKTLRYPGHAKLMEALRGMGLFDKAPVMVRGTSVVPLDVTAALLFPKWQYEQGEAEFTVMRVTVEGREKGRKKSYTYDLLDRYDMTTHTSSMARTTGYTCTAAAVMLLEGLYKRKGIIPPELLGKEEKCFRFMLAYLEERGIFYHCRIS, encoded by the coding sequence ATGAAGAAAATAACAGTACTTGGTGCCGGCATGGTTGGCCGCACCATTGCCATAGATCTTGCCAAGCATTATGCAGTAACGTCTGTTGACCTCCGCGCTTCCAACCTTGCATTGCTTCCTGCTCACATCGGAAAAACACAGGCCGACCTGGCTGATCAAAAAAAAATCCGTCAGGTGGTGGCCGGCGCCGACCTCGTTATTGGCGCTGTTCCGGGATTTATGGGTTTCGATATGCTATCAACGGTAATAGCACAGAAAAAGAATATTGTTGACATCTCATTTTTTCCTGAAGATCCATTTGCCCTTGATAAGCTGGCGAAGGCAAATGGTGTTACCGCCATTCTAGATTGCGGCGTGGCGCCCGGTATGGACAATGTGATACTTGGGTACCATGATCAACGGATGGAGATTGACAACTTCATTTGCCTGGTAGGCGGGCTTCCTGAAAAGAGAACGCTTCCCTTTCAGTATAAGGCTCCGTTTTCTCCCATCGATGTGCTCGAAGAATATACGAGGCCGGCGCGCATCGTTGAAAACGGAAAAGTGGTGACCAGGCCTGCGTTGTCGGAGGCAGAAGAAGTGCAGTTTGAACACATCGGAACGCTGGAGTCTTTTAACTCCGATGGACTTCGGTCGCTGGTAAAAACGATGAAGCATATTCCAAACATGAAAGAAAAGACCCTGCGCTATCCGGGCCATGCGAAGCTGATGGAAGCGTTGCGCGGCATGGGGTTGTTTGATAAAGCGCCGGTGATGGTGCGTGGCACATCCGTAGTTCCGCTGGATGTAACTGCCGCCCTGTTATTTCCCAAATGGCAGTATGAACAGGGTGAAGCAGAATTCACCGTCATGCGGGTGACCGTGGAAGGAAGGGAGAAGGGCCGGAAAAAATCCTATACGTATGATTTGCTCGACCGTTATGATATGACAACCCATACTTCTTCCATGGCGCGCACCACCGGCTATACCTGCACGGCAGCTGCCGTGATGTTGCTGGAAGGATTGTATAAGCGCAAAGGGATCATCCCACCGGAACTGCTGGGCAAAGAAGAAAAGTGTTTCCGTTTCATGCTGGCATACCTCGAAGAGCGCGGCATCTTCTATCATTGCAGGATATCCTGA
- a CDS encoding UDP-3-O-(3-hydroxymyristoyl)glucosamine N-acyltransferase: protein MDLMTPVPLSAINSLIGAKLLGDEKYRLKGINEIHMVREGDLTFVDHPKYYEKALHSAASVILINKAVEPPAGKHLLISEDPFRDYNFLTAYYRPFEGATRSISEHAVIGEGTVIQPGAFIGHHVTIGKNCLIHSNVSIYDHCIIGDHCVVHANTVIGGDAFYFKKYPMRGYVKMHSCGRVIIHDNVEIGACCTIDKGVSGDTVIGAGTKLDNQVHIGHDTVVGKNCLFAAQVGIAGVTKIEDDVILWGQVGVNKDLVIGRGAVVYAQSGVPSSIDGGKVYFGSPVQEARETMKQIALLKRLKELFVKTG from the coding sequence TGAAAAATACAGGCTGAAAGGCATCAATGAAATACACATGGTGCGCGAGGGCGATCTCACTTTTGTTGATCATCCCAAATATTATGAGAAGGCTTTACACTCGGCGGCATCCGTTATCCTGATCAACAAAGCAGTGGAACCACCTGCAGGCAAACACCTGCTTATATCCGAGGATCCATTCCGCGATTACAATTTTTTAACTGCTTACTACAGGCCATTTGAAGGCGCCACCCGTTCCATCAGTGAGCATGCCGTAATAGGTGAGGGAACCGTTATTCAGCCCGGCGCTTTTATCGGGCATCATGTTACGATCGGTAAAAACTGTCTCATTCATTCCAATGTGAGCATTTATGATCATTGCATTATTGGCGATCATTGTGTGGTGCATGCCAACACGGTTATCGGCGGCGATGCATTTTATTTTAAAAAATACCCTATGAGGGGTTACGTGAAGATGCACTCCTGCGGCCGTGTGATCATACATGACAACGTGGAAATCGGTGCCTGCTGCACCATTGATAAAGGTGTGTCCGGGGATACGGTGATTGGTGCCGGCACCAAGCTCGACAATCAGGTACACATCGGGCACGATACGGTGGTGGGAAAAAATTGTCTTTTTGCCGCACAGGTTGGCATTGCGGGTGTAACAAAGATTGAAGATGATGTGATATTGTGGGGGCAGGTGGGCGTAAACAAAGACCTGGTGATCGGCAGGGGCGCTGTGGTTTATGCACAGTCAGGTGTTCCCTCCAGCATCGACGGAGGTAAGGTTTATTTCGGGTCGCCCGTGCAGGAAGCGCGGGAAACGATGAAACAGATTGCACTGCTGAAACGGTTGAAAGAATTGTTCGTAAAGACGGGCTGA